Proteins encoded together in one Bombus pascuorum chromosome 16, iyBomPasc1.1, whole genome shotgun sequence window:
- the LOC132915206 gene encoding ubiquinol-cytochrome-c reductase complex assembly factor 1 isoform X2: MMHCVRTFTSNKIPLVLTLKYITEYKLVDNSGINFLIRSQSCHFHKNVHTSKSLIKPISQIGIIKTLSHKFDLFKKKTYLTELGYDLYGDIPDGLNYSIFYKGFNMSDTFFSWFLVTELHVWMLMVRFMAEGEKGKLVISKMVEAMWHDVLIRAELLGPMTPRTKKRQVADLSYQFNAAIVGYDEGIMSDDKVLASALWRRFFCLECNNPEHLEKLLIYVRKQITVFDKIPSEKVFDRSIAKWVDL, translated from the exons ATGATGCACTGTGTAAGAACGTTTACTTCCAATAAG ATACCATTAGTGttgacattaaaatatatcacagaATACAAGCTGGTTGATAATAGTGGCATCAACTTTTTAATCAGATCTCAATCTTGTCATTTTCATAAGAATGTACATACATCTAAGAGTTTAATTAAACCAATAAGTCAaattggaataattaaaacattgtCACATAAGTttgatctttttaaaaaaaaaact tatttaacTGAATTGGGTTATGATTTGTATGGTGACATTCCTGATGGACtcaattattcgatattttacaaag GTTTCAATATGTCagatacatttttctcttGGTTCCTAGTCACAGAATTGCATGTTTGGATGTTAATGGTACGTTTCATGGCTGAAGGAGAGAAGGGCAAGTTAGTTATAAGCAAAATGGTCGAGGCTATGTGGCACGATGTTCTTATAAGAGCAGAATTACTTGGT CCAATGACTCcaagaacaaagaaaagacAAGTAGCAGATTTATCATATCAATTTAATGCAGCTATAGTTGGTTATGATGAAGGAATCATGTCAGATGACAAGGTATTAGCTAGTGCATTATGGAGAAGGTTCTTTTGCTTAGAATGTAACAATCCAGAACATCTagaaaaacttttaatttatgttaGAAAACAG ATTACTGTGTTCGATAAAATTCCATCAGAAAAAGTGTTTGATAGATCAATAGCAAAATGGGTAGATTTGTAA
- the LOC132915206 gene encoding ubiquinol-cytochrome-c reductase complex assembly factor 1 isoform X1: MMHCVRTFTSNKKIPLVLTLKYITEYKLVDNSGINFLIRSQSCHFHKNVHTSKSLIKPISQIGIIKTLSHKFDLFKKKTYLTELGYDLYGDIPDGLNYSIFYKGFNMSDTFFSWFLVTELHVWMLMVRFMAEGEKGKLVISKMVEAMWHDVLIRAELLGPMTPRTKKRQVADLSYQFNAAIVGYDEGIMSDDKVLASALWRRFFCLECNNPEHLEKLLIYVRKQITVFDKIPSEKVFDRSIAKWVDL, translated from the exons ATGATGCACTGTGTAAGAACGTTTACTTCCAATAAG AAGATACCATTAGTGttgacattaaaatatatcacagaATACAAGCTGGTTGATAATAGTGGCATCAACTTTTTAATCAGATCTCAATCTTGTCATTTTCATAAGAATGTACATACATCTAAGAGTTTAATTAAACCAATAAGTCAaattggaataattaaaacattgtCACATAAGTttgatctttttaaaaaaaaaact tatttaacTGAATTGGGTTATGATTTGTATGGTGACATTCCTGATGGACtcaattattcgatattttacaaag GTTTCAATATGTCagatacatttttctcttGGTTCCTAGTCACAGAATTGCATGTTTGGATGTTAATGGTACGTTTCATGGCTGAAGGAGAGAAGGGCAAGTTAGTTATAAGCAAAATGGTCGAGGCTATGTGGCACGATGTTCTTATAAGAGCAGAATTACTTGGT CCAATGACTCcaagaacaaagaaaagacAAGTAGCAGATTTATCATATCAATTTAATGCAGCTATAGTTGGTTATGATGAAGGAATCATGTCAGATGACAAGGTATTAGCTAGTGCATTATGGAGAAGGTTCTTTTGCTTAGAATGTAACAATCCAGAACATCTagaaaaacttttaatttatgttaGAAAACAG ATTACTGTGTTCGATAAAATTCCATCAGAAAAAGTGTTTGATAGATCAATAGCAAAATGGGTAGATTTGTAA
- the LOC132915207 gene encoding uncharacterized protein LOC132915207, translating to MVKKLNKNQTSKFVTLYREHECLWDIASKDYKNRAMREFALKKICEDMQMEGFGVEDVKNKIKSIRSTYYLELDKIKRSTTSGASGNVYQPKMKWFTELDSFIKNVVVKRKTHDNNDSTQSVSENNVTAAPTICSGIESPKTESKKNKMPRLSSIVSSAKLLQDDICRAEEEDEFDIFGKHVAKQLRKLSTEQGIVAQEEIQSVITKYRLNDLRYFND from the exons atggtgaaaaaattaaacaaaaatcaaacttCTAAGTTCGTTACTCTGTACAGAGAACATGAATGCTTATGGGATATCGCGTctaaagattataaaaatagggCTATGCGTGAATTTGCCTTGAAAAAGATTTGCGAAGATATGCAAATGGAAGGTTTTGGCGTGGaagatgttaaaaataaaataaagtctATTCGATCTACTTACTACTTAGAATTAGACAAGATTAAAAGGTCAACCACATCTGGTGCTAGTGGCAATGTATATCAACCTAAAATGAAATGGTTTACAGAGTTGGactcttttataaaaaatgtggtGGTCAAAAGAAAAACGCAC gATAATAATGACAGTACCCAGTCTGTATCAGAAAATAATGTCACTGCAGCCCCTACTATATGTTCTGGAATAGAATCACCTAAAACGGAatcaaaaaagaataaaatgcCACGACTATCTTCAATAGTTAGTAGCGCGAAATTGCTGCAAGATGACATATGCAGAGCAGAAGAAGAGGATGAATTCGATATCTTCGGAAAGCACGTCGCAAAACAATTACGAAAACTTTCAACTGAACAAGGTATCGTAGCTCAAGAAGAAATTCAAAGCGTGATaacgaaatatcgattaaatgACCTGCGTTATTtcaatgattaa
- the LOC132915205 gene encoding uncharacterized protein LOC132915205 isoform X1, protein MLTSGTNSHIPIIKIEEWMNKGNIEMKSMTKKCMICKTEATPISNARRSFHMFPKNELLRKKWMDAMNLLATPNFKTAYICSDHFDDKSFHDTDELRSRKRLRPDAVPQRISLKESDDPSEEKDLGSEELFERPVDKDHFKSEMVTDLSDTCIKAINEQDCLTGEKSNSSMNNVPNSGNRRKNSFIKEIPRKRIRFMNGFQTEHITREDFVSDEAWNRFLRLITYERNRMAAAHNRNSRKEKKIKNFKLLLRDLENRDDIDAAQYVKVVLK, encoded by the exons ATGTTGACTTCAGGAACAAATTCAC ATATACCTATTATAAAGATAGAGGAGTGGATGAACAAAGGCAATATAGAAATGAAAAG caTGACTAAGAAATGCATGATATGTAAAACAGAAGCGACTCCAATTTCCAACGCTAGACGTAGCTTTCACAT GTTTcctaaaaatgaattattaagaaagaaatggatGGATGCAATGAATTTATTGGCAACCCCAAACTTCAAAACTGCATATATATGCAGCGACCACTTTGATGACAAATCGTTCCATGATACTGATGAATTAAGAAGTAGAAAACGACTACGTCCAGATGCGGTTCCTCAAAGGATAAGTTTAAAAGAATCCG ATGATCCAtcagaagaaaaagatttagGGTCAGAAGAGCTGTTTGAAAGACCCGTTGATAAAGACCATTTTAAATCTGAGATGGTGACTGATCTTTCTGATACATGTATTAAAGCCATAAATGAACAAGATTGTTTAACTGGAGAAAAAAGTAACAGTAGTATGAATAATGTTCCAAACAGTGGTAACAGAAG GAAAAATTCATTCATCAAAGAAATACCACGTAAAAGAATTCGTTTTATGAATGGCTTTCAAACAGAACACATAACTCGAGAAGACTTTGTTTCTGATGAAGCTTGGAATCGCTTCCTCAGGTTAATAACCtatgaaagaaatagaatgGCAGCTGCTCATAATAGGAATTCAcgtaaagagaagaaaataaaaaattttaaactcTTATTGAGAGATTTGGAAAACCGTGATGACATTGATGCTGCTCAATACGTGAAGGTCGTTTTaaaataa
- the LOC132915203 gene encoding sphingomyelin phosphodiesterase 1-like, with the protein MWSQQLILSILVLNINGLVRHPEDIDVNSFSNEIELWTKLDYEGELFNDMIESLKIPTELQNSDWRSFSANSDTKICTICRGILKTFFNLRRKGMSEEDIKDKIVKLCVLFNIQTERVCKGVVELNLPIILYIIDSKPNLTANTVCGIVLESKSCPLSDPEFDWNIHVDNNSNATITDNETQKQIKILQITDLHYDPLYEPYGNSILCREPVCCRKGQNEPNMTSFAGFWGDYNSCDTPWHAITDALNHIKDTHQDIDFIYFTGDVIDHGVWETSKEGNVQSLVKIYEYIHDTFNNTIIYPIFGNHESNPLNQFAPKNITQDNLTTSWLYKLMAHLWIAYGWLPEHTRSTILQGGYYTVVPKRGFRIIALNSNVCYSYNWWLWYNPQDPDNQLHWLATILSEAERNDEFVHVLSHIPSNSNSCFKTWKREYLRIVNRFSHIIKAEFNGHTHNDEIAIFYNSDMKATNVAWNGGSVTAYSKLNPNYKIYIVNCSNYEVADYQNWMYDLSSANKNIHVRPTWYKSYSFKAEYDLPDLSVKSLNNWLSTAAKNETLLNKYYKNFYKRAAPSLQESCDINCKKQYLCRMIVHSRTELCDNILKD; encoded by the exons ATGTGGTCTCAACAATTAATTTTGAGTATattagttttaaatataaatggtcTCGTCCGACATCCAGAAG ATATAGATGTGAATTcgttttcaaatgaaattgaattatgGACCAAGTTGGACTATGAGGGGGAATTGTTCAATGATATGATAGAATCCTTGAAAATTCCTACAGAACTTCAGAATTCTGACTGGAGATCTTTTTCAGCAAATTCTGATACTAAGATATGTACAATATGTCgaggaattttaaaaacatttttcaatttacgaCGTAAAGGAATGTCAgaagaagatataaaagataaaatagtaaaattatgtGTACTGTTCAATATTCAAACCGAAAGAGTTTGTAAAGGAGTTGTTGAACTGAACTTg cCTATCATTCTCTATATAATAGATTCGAAACCAAATTTAACAGCAAACACAGTTTGTGGCATTGTTCTAGAATCAAAATCATGTCCTTTAAGCGATCCTGAATTTGATTGGAATATTCATGTTGATAACAATTCTAATGCAACAATTACCGATAATGAAACacaaaagcaaataaaaattttacaaataacagACCTACATTATGATCCCCTTTATGAACCATATGGCAATTCGATTTTGTGTAGAGAACCAGTTTGTTGTCGAAAAGGACAAAATGAACCTAACATGACTTCATTCGCTGGCTTTTGGGGAGATTATAACTCCTGTGATACCCCATGGCATGCAATCACCGATGCCTTAAATCATATAAAAGACACACATCAG GATAtagatttcatatattttactgGTGATGTTATAGACCATGGAGTATGGGAAACTTCAAAGGAAGGAAATGTACAAAGtcttgtaaaaatttatgaatatattcatgatacttttaataatactataatatatccAATATTTGGAAATCATGAATCAAATCCTTTAAATCA GTTCGCACCAAAAAATATAACGCAAGACAATTTAACTACAAGTTggctttataaattaatggcacACCTATGGATTGCATATGGATGGTTACCAGAACATACTCGTTCTACTATACTTCAAGGAGGATATTACACTGTTGTCCCAAAAAGAGGATTTAGAATTATAGCTTTAAATAGCAATGTGTGTTATTCTTACAATTG GTGGCTTTGGTATAATCCGCAAGATCCTGATAATCAATTACATTGGCTTGCAACTATTCTTTCTGAAGCAGAGAGGAATGATGAATTTGTACATGTTTTATCCCATATACCCTCTAATAGTAATAGCTGTTTTAAAACATGGAAACGAGAATATTTAAGAATAGTTAACAGATTTTCCCATATAATTAAAGCTGAATTCAATGGACATACTCATAATGATGAAatagcaatattttataattctgaTATGAAAGCAACAAATGTTGCCTGGAATGGTGGTAGTGTAACAGCTTATTCAAAATTGAATccgaattataaaatatatatagtaaattgCAGTAATTAT GAAGTAGCTGATTACCAAAATTGGATGTATGATCTCAGTTCTGCCAATAAAAATATCCATGTAAGACCAACCTGGTATAAATCATATTCTTTTAAAGCAGAATATGATCTTCCAGATTTATCTGTTAAATCCTTAAATAATTGGCTCTCTACAGCAGCAAAGAATGAAACACTGTTAAATAAGTATTACAA gAACTTTTACAAGCGAGCGGCACCTTCATTGCAAGAAAGTTGTGATATAAACTGTAAGAAACAGTATTTATGTCGTATGATTGTTCATTCAAGAACTGAACTGTGTGATAACATTTTAAaggattga
- the LOC132915204 gene encoding 60S ribosomal export protein NMD3, producing MEVLNEPVRQESMILCCICGIGIEPNPANMCVACLRTQVDVTENIPKQATIYFCKGCERYLQPPAEWIHAALESRELLTLCLKKLKGLNRVKLIDAGFVWTEPHSMRLKVKLTVQAEVMGGTVLQQVFIVEYTVNHQMCNDCHRTEAKDYWRALVQVRQRATNKKTFYYLEQLILKYKAHEQTLGIKPIHEGLDFFYANEASARKMVDFLSSVIPCRYDHSKKLISHDIHSNIYNYKVTYSVEIVPISRDSIVCLPRKLSHQLGGINSICLVYKITNFVHLIDVSTGQIAELSATLYWRHTFNSICDPKQLIEYTVMDIEQIKFKDRKFFPGQGSISNKHVIADVWVVRSCDLGLTENLIHTRTHLGHILKPGDTVLGYALNESNINDENFEMLNKDVVPDVILTKKNYTQDRAARRRMRAWKLKHMIQDEDNMVTDNNDYYEFLEDLEEDPEMRQHINIYKDSRKLIPVDTNELSDTNCPQITLEEMLDDLVFDDIEVSHVL from the exons ATGGAAGTATTAAATGAACCTGTTCGACAAGAATCAATGAT attatGTTGCATCTGTGGTATTGGTATTGAACCAAATCCAGCGAATATGTGTGTAGCATGTTTACGAACTCAAGTAGATGTCACTGAGAATATTCCAAAGCAAgcaacaatttatttttgtaaaggCTGCGAGAG GTATCTACAGCCACCTGCGGAATGGATTCATGCGGCATTAGAATCCAGAGAGTTACTAAcattatgtttaaaaaagCTGAAAGGTCTGAATCGAGTGAAATTAATTGATGCTGGATTTGTCTGGACAGAACCACATTCTATGAGATTGaag GTAAAACTAACAGTGCAAGCTGAAGTTATGGGTGGAACAGTCTTGCAACAAGTATTTATAGTTGAATATACGGTAAATCATCAAATGTGTAATGATTGTCATCGAACAGAAGCTAAAGATTATTGGCGTGCATTG GTACAAGTACGACAAAGagcaacaaataaaaaaacgtTTTATTATCTAGAGCAATTAATTTTGAAGTACAAAGCACATGAACAAACTTTGGGCATAAAACCTATTCATG AGGGTCTAGATTTCTTTTATGCAAATGAAGCGTCAGCGCGCAAAATGGTTGATTTTCTTTCAAGCGTTATACCTTGTCGCTATGACCATTCTAAAAAACTGATATCGCATGATATTCACAGCAATATCTACaattataaagttacatacag TGTGGAAATAGTTCCAATATCAAGAGATAGCATAGTGTGTCTTCCAAGAAAACTGAGCCATCAACTCGGAGGGataaattcaatttgtttagtatataaaattacaaattttgtacatttaatagATGTATCAACTGGCCAAA tcgCAGAATTAAGCGCTACACTTTACTGGAGACATACTTTCAACAGCATTTGTGACCCAAAGCAATTAATAGAATACACAGTAATGGATATTgagcaaataaaattcaaggatagaaaattttttccTGGACAGGGAAGTATTTCAAATAAG CATGTAATAGCAGATGTATGGGTAGTTAGAAGTTGCGATTTGGGACTAACTGAGAACTTAATTCATACGCGCACTCATCTTGGCCATATATTAAAACCTGGTGATACTGTCCTagg gtATGCTCTTAATGAGAGTAATATTAACGATGAGAATTtcgaaatgttaaataaagaCGTAGTACCGGACGTAATTTTAAccaaaaaaaattatacgcAAGATAGAGCAGCACGTCGCAGAATGAGAGCTTGGAAATTAAAACATATGATACAAGATGAAGATAATATGGTCACAGATAATAA TGACTACTATGAGTTTTTGGAAGATCTTGAAGAAGATCCAGAAATGAGACAacacataaatatttacaaagattCTAGGAAATTAATTCCAGTTGATACTAATGAGTTATCTGATACCAATTGTCCACAAATTACTCTTGAAGAAATGCTTGACGATCTCGTATTTGATGATATCGAAGTTTCTCATGTTTTGTAA
- the LOC132915205 gene encoding uncharacterized protein LOC132915205 isoform X2 encodes MTKKCMICKTEATPISNARRSFHMFPKNELLRKKWMDAMNLLATPNFKTAYICSDHFDDKSFHDTDELRSRKRLRPDAVPQRISLKESDDPSEEKDLGSEELFERPVDKDHFKSEMVTDLSDTCIKAINEQDCLTGEKSNSSMNNVPNSGNRRKNSFIKEIPRKRIRFMNGFQTEHITREDFVSDEAWNRFLRLITYERNRMAAAHNRNSRKEKKIKNFKLLLRDLENRDDIDAAQYVKVVLK; translated from the exons aTGACTAAGAAATGCATGATATGTAAAACAGAAGCGACTCCAATTTCCAACGCTAGACGTAGCTTTCACAT GTTTcctaaaaatgaattattaagaaagaaatggatGGATGCAATGAATTTATTGGCAACCCCAAACTTCAAAACTGCATATATATGCAGCGACCACTTTGATGACAAATCGTTCCATGATACTGATGAATTAAGAAGTAGAAAACGACTACGTCCAGATGCGGTTCCTCAAAGGATAAGTTTAAAAGAATCCG ATGATCCAtcagaagaaaaagatttagGGTCAGAAGAGCTGTTTGAAAGACCCGTTGATAAAGACCATTTTAAATCTGAGATGGTGACTGATCTTTCTGATACATGTATTAAAGCCATAAATGAACAAGATTGTTTAACTGGAGAAAAAAGTAACAGTAGTATGAATAATGTTCCAAACAGTGGTAACAGAAG GAAAAATTCATTCATCAAAGAAATACCACGTAAAAGAATTCGTTTTATGAATGGCTTTCAAACAGAACACATAACTCGAGAAGACTTTGTTTCTGATGAAGCTTGGAATCGCTTCCTCAGGTTAATAACCtatgaaagaaatagaatgGCAGCTGCTCATAATAGGAATTCAcgtaaagagaagaaaataaaaaattttaaactcTTATTGAGAGATTTGGAAAACCGTGATGACATTGATGCTGCTCAATACGTGAAGGTCGTTTTaaaataa